The genomic DNA CTGAAACTGCATTGCAATTCATATATATTATTTCTGTTACAGTTGGGGCAATTGTTTTGATTGCATATCATAAATCTGGTTATTTTAAATATGGTTATGCATGACAGTTTTTATTTGTAATAATACCTTTATTAGCATTAATTTTGGTTATCGCATTTTCAAATGCTAATCAATATATTTTAGCTATGGTTGTAAATTTAGTTCCAAAATTCATATTACTTATCTTGATACTTTATATTGATAAAAAAACAAGAAAAATAATTATAGAAACATTTAAAAAACATTGATTAACACTTTTAATCACTTGTGTTTTTGGATTTATAATAATTATAGGAATAAATTTATTAGTGTCTGGAGTGATAGAGCAAAAATTATTTAAGTTAGCAGAATCTAAAAATGAGTCTAATTTAGCAGGAGCATTATCTGATCAAAATGCTTCTAAAACAACAAAAATAACATATGCAATTTTATTAGTTCTTTATGCAGTGATGGTGGCTCCTTTTGTTGAGGAAATGGCATTTAGAAGTGCTTGATTTTTAAACGTTTCAAATAAATGATTAGCATATGTAACAAGCTCAATTGCATTTGGGTTTATTCACTATGGATTTAGTGGAGATTTTGAACACGTACTTTCATATTCAGCAGGAGGATTTATTCTTGGTGGAGTATTTATATGAACCAAAGGAAATATAACATACAGTTGATTGGTTCACATGGGAAACAACTTATTTGCAGTAATTGTGTTATTAGTAAGCGTAAGTTGATAGGAGAAATATGACAATATTAAAAGTAAATAAAAATGATGAAAATCAAACAATTTTTAATTTTATTAAAAAGAATTTTAAAACAACAAGTTTATCAGTTATATATAAATGATTTAGAACCAATAAAATAAAATTAAATGAAAAAAGAATTAAAGATCAAAAGAGAGTTTTAAAATTAGGAGATGAAATCAAAGTTTATGATAGTGCTTCTATTTCTAAAAGAAATGAAGAAAAACTTGTAGATTATTCTGAATTAAAAATAATATATGAAGATGAAAATTTATTAATTGTAGATAAACCTTCAAATCTTGAAATGCATTCTTTAATAAACATTTGTTTAGATCAAATAGTAAGAAGTTATTTGATAGATACTAATAAATATGATGTGGAACTTGAAAATAGTTTTGTAATAAGCCACGTTCATCGCCTTGATAAATTAACAAAGGGATTAGTTATTTATGCCAAAAATAAAAAAAGTTTAGATATCTTATTACAAGCAATTCAAGATAAAGATAATATTGAAAAATTTTATCTAGCCAAATTGGAAAATAACAATATTAAAACAGGACTAATTGAAGGTTTTATTGATTATAATAGTGATACTCAATTAGCAAATTTCAGCTTAAAAGATAACAAGTTTTTTAAATCTTGTTCTCAAGAACAAAATTGATTTAATAAAGAAGAAAATATTTTAGAGGTAAAACTTTTGACCGGTAGAAAACATCAAATCAGAGCAATTTGTTCTTATTTTAAATCTCCAATAGTTGATGACTTTAGATATGGAGCTAAAAAATCTAAGAATAGATCAATTGATTTAATTGCGTATAAATTAATATTTAAAAACTTTAGTGATGAATTAAGTTATTTAAATGACAAAGAATTTTGCTCCACATTCATTTTCTAAAATGTTATTATTATAAGGTTAGGGGGAAAAACTATGTTATCTACAAAACAAAGTATTTTTAGTACTATTATAGGAACATTTATTTCCCTATTAAATACAATCATACAATTCTTACTAATTTATTGAGTTTTAGAAAAATATGGAACACAGTTTAACGGGTTTGTTAAAATTGTTGGTTCTTTTTCTATGCTTGTTTCAACAGCAGAGAGTTCATTAGGTATTGCAACAACTATTTTATTAGTTAGACCAATTGCGCATAATGACTGAATCACAGCAAATGAAGTATATTCAACATCAAGAAAACTATATCGAAAAGCATGTAAATCAGAACTTGCCATTACTGCTGCTATTTGTTTGTTATATCCTTTATATGCAGGATTATCTTCTCAAGAAGGTATATTTAGTGCACAAAGCTGAGAAAATATTGCCATTCCTTTATCTGGAAAAGTAAGTGGAGATGCAAGTTATTGAGTGCTAATATTAATAGCATTTTCATTTGGGGCTAAAAATATTGTTGGTAACTTTTGATTTAACTCAATCGAGTGTGTAATGGCAGCGGATAATAGAAATACTGTTAGAAGATTAATAATATTATTTAGCGATATTTTTATTTACTCATTGGTATTTTATTTGATGAGCTTAAACAACATTCCACCGTATATTCCATTTTTCAGTTTAATAATTTATAGTCCGATAAAAGGGTTTTTAGTTTCTCTATATGTTAAGCGAAAATATTTG from Spiroplasma tabanidicola includes the following:
- a CDS encoding CPBP family glutamic-type intramembrane protease: MINKKDYYKILDVNKETKIKDIKKSYKDKAKELNVNVDMENKNDFIELCEAAIVLTDKKKKRLYDNGGFEKVYGNNLENYTVLSFDDSYKFFMGKYKDTNNKIFLNKFTNFQEKVYGLTTSGFNFKSLKWKTDGLIFLASTLFFPFLISVMAKLLFTWSDKTETALQFIYIISVTVGAIVLIAYHKSGYFKYGYAWQFLFVIIPLLALILVIAFSNANQYILAMVVNLVPKFILLILILYIDKKTRKIIIETFKKHWLTLLITCVFGFIIIIGINLLVSGVIEQKLFKLAESKNESNLAGALSDQNASKTTKITYAILLVLYAVMVAPFVEEMAFRSAWFLNVSNKWLAYVTSSIAFGFIHYGFSGDFEHVLSYSAGGFILGGVFIWTKGNITYSWLVHMGNNLFAVIVLLVSVSW
- a CDS encoding pseudouridine synthase, with product MTILKVNKNDENQTIFNFIKKNFKTTSLSVIYKWFRTNKIKLNEKRIKDQKRVLKLGDEIKVYDSASISKRNEEKLVDYSELKIIYEDENLLIVDKPSNLEMHSLINICLDQIVRSYLIDTNKYDVELENSFVISHVHRLDKLTKGLVIYAKNKKSLDILLQAIQDKDNIEKFYLAKLENNNIKTGLIEGFIDYNSDTQLANFSLKDNKFFKSCSQEQNWFNKEENILEVKLLTGRKHQIRAICSYFKSPIVDDFRYGAKKSKNRSIDLIAYKLIFKNFSDELSYLNDKEFCSTFIF